A window of the Lysinibacillus irui genome harbors these coding sequences:
- the rimI gene encoding ribosomal protein S18-alanine N-acetyltransferase: MSSTVTYRKMVSDDVPAVYEIEVASFPVPWTLDSFYYEVHENQYAHYVLAIDADDTIIGFCGMWMVIDAAQITNVAVIEAARGRGIGEGLMREAMQIARLHGMEVMTLEVRVTNSIAQNLYRKLQFQDGGIRKGYYTDNGEDALVMWVNL; encoded by the coding sequence ATGAGTAGTACTGTAACTTATCGTAAAATGGTCTCTGATGATGTACCTGCAGTCTATGAAATTGAAGTGGCTTCTTTTCCTGTGCCATGGACACTAGATTCATTTTACTATGAGGTACATGAAAATCAGTATGCACACTATGTATTAGCCATCGATGCAGATGACACTATTATTGGTTTTTGTGGCATGTGGATGGTTATAGATGCAGCCCAAATTACAAATGTAGCTGTTATAGAAGCAGCACGTGGCCGAGGGATAGGCGAGGGGCTAATGCGTGAGGCGATGCAAATAGCTCGTTTACACGGAATGGAAGTTATGACTTTAGAGGTACGTGTGACAAATAGCATTGCGCAAAACCTTTATCGCAAGCTACAGTTCCAAGATGGTGGCATACGTAAAGGCTATTATACTGATA
- the tsaB gene encoding tRNA (adenosine(37)-N6)-threonylcarbamoyltransferase complex dimerization subunit type 1 TsaB has product MIWLGIETANTPLSVAVVKDGKVVAEMIQNIKLTHSAGAMPAIEEILARVGIKPNELDAIAVSEGPGSYTGVRIGVTLAKTLAWTLQKPLVGISSLKALAANAALYNGLVCPIFDARRGNVYTAVYQGQALEAIVEDYHTHITDLLERLKALEAPILFVGTDVDIFWDNIVEVLGDTAVRAPFSLDLPRAAEVIRVATKMELPSVEATHHFVPQYKRIAEAEANWLKEQKEKEHE; this is encoded by the coding sequence ATGATTTGGTTAGGAATAGAAACAGCGAATACACCGCTTTCTGTTGCAGTTGTGAAGGATGGCAAAGTGGTGGCCGAAATGATACAAAATATAAAATTAACCCATTCAGCAGGTGCGATGCCAGCTATTGAGGAGATACTAGCTCGAGTAGGTATTAAACCAAACGAATTGGATGCAATTGCCGTATCTGAAGGGCCAGGTTCTTATACAGGTGTCCGTATAGGAGTGACGCTAGCCAAAACCCTTGCATGGACATTGCAGAAGCCTTTAGTGGGGATATCTAGTTTAAAGGCATTAGCTGCAAATGCCGCCTTATATAATGGGTTGGTTTGCCCAATTTTTGACGCAAGAAGAGGCAATGTCTATACGGCCGTTTATCAAGGCCAAGCATTAGAGGCTATTGTCGAGGATTATCATACACATATCACTGATTTATTAGAGCGTTTGAAGGCATTAGAGGCACCTATTTTGTTTGTGGGAACAGATGTAGATATTTTTTGGGACAATATTGTAGAAGTTCTTGGTGATACAGCAGTACGTGCACCATTTAGTCTTGACTTGCCACGAGCGGCGGAAGTAATTCGTGTTGCGACTAAAATGGAACTTCCAAGTGTTGAAGCTACCCATCACTTTGTCCCACAATATAAACGTATTGCGGAAGCAGAGGCAAATTGGCTGAAAGAACAGAAGGAGAAGGAACATGAGTAG
- the tsaE gene encoding tRNA (adenosine(37)-N6)-threonylcarbamoyltransferase complex ATPase subunit type 1 TsaE, whose product MYEIIMNSVDDTERFAVKLANLLEAQDTITLEGDLGAGKTTFTKALAKGLGVKRTVNSPTFTIVKQYEGRLPFNHLDVYRLAESDEDLGWDELFYGDAVSVIEWAHLIEQDLPQDRLAIEIYRIGENERRFVLLPRGERYEALCEELMK is encoded by the coding sequence GAATTCAGTTGATGATACAGAACGCTTTGCCGTGAAGCTAGCAAATTTACTAGAAGCGCAAGACACCATAACATTAGAGGGGGATCTAGGCGCTGGTAAGACAACATTTACAAAAGCTTTAGCGAAGGGACTTGGAGTCAAAAGAACAGTCAACAGCCCAACTTTTACGATTGTTAAGCAGTATGAGGGAAGGTTACCCTTTAATCATTTAGATGTCTATCGGTTAGCAGAAAGTGATGAGGATCTTGGTTGGGATGAATTGTTTTATGGAGATGCGGTATCAGTGATCGAATGGGCACATTTAATTGAACAAGATTTGCCACAGGATCGCTTGGCGATAGAGATTTACCGAATCGGAGAAAATGAACGACGCTTTGTGTTATTACCTCGTGGGGAACGCTATGAGGCACTATGTGAGGAGCTAATGAAATGA